The sequence TTACCCAGAAACCGGTATGCAGCTTTGCTGTTACGACGGGAGGAGAGATAAAAATCGACAGTGCGGCCCCGGCTGTCGACGGCCCGGTACAGATACGCCCAGCGGCCATTGACCTTCACGTAGGTTTCATCCATGTGCCACGGGCAAAGATCGGAAGGGTTACGCCAGTACCAGCGCAGCCGTTTTTCCATTTCAGGCGCATAACGCTGAACCCAGCGGTAAATCGTGGAGTGATCGACATTCACTCCGCGTTCAGCCAGCATCTCCTGCAGCTCACGGTAACTGATGCCGTATTTGCAGTACCAGCGTACGGCCCACAGAATGATGTCACGCTGAAAATGCCGGCCTTTGAATGGGTTCATGTGCAGCTCCATCAGCAAAAGGGGATGATAAGTTTATCACCACCGACTATTTGCAACAGTGCCCCTCAATCTTGGTTTGAAGAGCCGCAGCTCTGTGTCGCCACTCTTCTGAATATTTAGCCTTTCGCGCCATCAGTTTTCCTCTTTCTTTTTCCCTCCCTTACCAGCTTTAGCGAGCTCTTGCTCCAACCCAGAAATTTTGGTCAGTGCATCATTGAGTCTTTGTTCGAGGCTCTTGGCCTGCTGGTCTTTTTCCTGCAACTGACCAGCCATCATGCCTTTGTCTTGAACAAGAGCGCGAGCTTCTGCTTCGGCGCTGGATAATTTGGCGTCCAGCTTTTCTACCTCTCCAGATAGGCGCTGGCACTCTCGTTCAGCGGATTCGCCATGAGCTTTGGCTGTGGCAAGGGAGTCCTGTGATTGGGCCAGTTTGGCCTGTACATTTTCGAGCTGCTCTTTCAACGATGTTTTTTGTTCCTGAGCGGCCCGGAGCTTTTCTGTCTGCTCTATACTCTTGCCTTTTTGCTCCTCCAACTCACCCTCTGTAGTTGCCAATTTTTGGCTCAAAGAGCGATTTTCGCTTTTAGCTTGCTCCAGGTGATCCTGTGCTCGGGTCAGATCTGCGGCTTTCGCCTCCAGCTTGCCCTCCAACTCAACGATCCGCTTTTCCAGCTTATCAATGTCAGCCAGTGAGCGTTCTAGCTCCGCAGACTTGAGGGATAGCGAGTTTTCTGCCTTACCAAGGGCCGCATCGAGCTCTGATTTTTTGTTGGTGAGAGCTTCAAGTTGTTCCTCCAGTAGCTCAGCCCGTTCGGTGGCATCATTTGCCATGTCCACGGCTTGCTGCATATCTTCCTGGTACTCAATTTCTTTCTGTCGTAGCAGTTCACGCTCGCGCTCAAGCTGTTCATCGGCGCTTGCTTTGGCTACCGTATAGATCTTCTGTAGGAAGAGCTCAGCATCGCTCATAACCGATTCTGGAAGGACTACCTCTACCAGCTCTTCATCGAGGGAGTGTTCCTCTGACCACTGTTTGAGATACGTTGAAATGGTGGTAAAGCTCCCCTTGCCAATGATGTCTCTGATAGCGATGACCGTTGGGCGTTTACCGGCGTCCTTGAGCTTTTGGGCCGCAGCCGCTACATCGTCAAACTCAACCAATTTTCTTGCCATGAGAACGTTCCTTTTAATTTGTAATGTTTACGATAATTACGATAATTACGATAATTACGATAATACGGTAATTATCATAATTATATATCATGCTGCTGTCGATTGGAATTGTTTGTGTGGGACAAAGCCCTTCCGGCTGCGGAAAAGCCTTGTTACGCGGTCACGCTGATTCATCCAGGGGGAGCCCGCAGAATTCGGAAAAAATCGTACGCTAAGGTTTTCCGGGCATCCGTAAGGGCCGAAACTTCCCGTCTTCCAGTCTGCGGCTCTGCCGCCAGACGTAATCGCCGGTTAGGTTGATGTGCTCCCAGCCCAGCGGCGACAGGAATTGCAGCAGCTCGCCGTCCACCGGCTTGCCGGCCTCGACCAACCCCTGGGTGGCGCGTTCCAGGTACACCGTGTTCCACAGCACGATAGCCGCCGTCACCAGGTTGAGGCCGCTGGCCCGGTAGCGCTGCTGCTCGAAGCTCCGATCCCTGATTTCCCCAAGGCGGTTGAAGAACACCGCCCTGGCCAGCGAGTTGCGCGCCTCACCTTTGTTCAGGCCGGCATGCACGCGGCGGCGCAGTTCAACACTTTGCAGCCAGTCCAGGATGAACAGCGTGCGCTCGATCCGGCCCAGCTCGCGCAGGGCCACGGCCAGTCCGTTCTGGCGCGGGTAGCTGCCGAGCTTGCGCAGCATCAGCGAGGCGGTGACGGTGCCCTGCTTGATCGAGCTGGCCAGGCGCAGGATGTCGTCCCAGTGGGCACGCACGTGCTTGATGTTCAGGGTGCCGCCGATCAGCGGGCGCAACGTCGGGTAGGCTTGCACGCCCTGCGGCACGTACAGCTTGGTTTCGCCGAGGTCGCGGATGCGCGGCGCGAAGCGGAAGCCTAGCAGGTGCATCAGGGCAAAGACGTGATCGGTGAAGCCGGCCGTGTCGGTGTAGTGCTCCTCGATCCGCAGGTCGGACTCGTGGTACAGCAGGCCGTCGAGCACATAGGTGGAATCGCGGACGCCGACATTCACCACGCGGGTGCTGAACGGCGCGTACTGGTCGGAGATATGGGTATAGAACAGCCGTCCCGGCTCGCTACCGTACTTCGGGTTGACGTGCCCGGTGCTCTCGCCCCGGCCACCCGCGCGGAAGCGCTGGCCATCGGAGGATGAGGTCGTGCCGTCGCCCCAGTGGGCGGCAAAGGCGTGGCGATACTGGTGGTTGACCAGCTCGGCCAAGGCCGCCGAATAGGTTTCGTCGCGGATGTGCCAGGCTTGCAGCCAGGACAGCTTGGCGTAGGTCAGGCCGGGGCTCGACTCGGCCATCTTGGTCAGCCCGAGGTTGATCGCATCACCGAGGATTGCGGACAGCAGCAACGTCCTGTCTTTGGCCTCGGCCCCGTCCTTCAAGTGGGTGAAGTGGCGGCTGAAGCCCGTCCAGTCGTCCACGTCCATCAGCAGTTCGGTGATCTTGATGCGCGGCAGTAACTGGCTGGTTTGGTCGATCAGCGCCTGCGCCCGATCCGGCACCGCCGCATCCAGCGGGGTGATTTTCAGCCCTGACTCGGTGAGGATGGCATCGGGCAGCTCGTTGTCCTTGGCCAGGCGGGTGACGGTGGCCAACTGCTCGTCCAGCAGCTGCAAACGCTCTTCCAGGTACTGGTCGCTGTTCGGGTTGATCGCCAGGGGCAGGGCCTGCTCGCGCTTGAGTGCGGCGAACTTCTCGGCCGGCAGCAGGTAGTCGTCGAAGTCGCGGAACTGCCGCGAGCCCTTGACCCAGATGTCGCCGGAGCGCAGGGCGTTCTTCAGCTCGGACAGGGCGCAGATTTCGTAGAATTTCCGGTCGAGGCCTTCCGGGGTGATCACCAGCGGCTTCCAGCGCGGCTTGATGAAGGCCGTGGGTGCATCGGCCGGCACCTTGCGCAGGTTGTCGGCGTTCATCTCACGCAGGGTCTGCACGGCTGCCAGCACGCCTTGCGCGGCCGGCGCGGCGCGCAGTTCCAGCACCTCCAGCAAGGCCGGCGTGTAACGGCGCAGGGTGGCGAAGTTCTCGCCGACCAGGTGCAGGTGGTCGAAGCCTTCCGGCCGGGCCAGCAGCTCGGCCTCGCTGACGCTCTCGGTGAACTCGTCCCAGGGAATCACCGCCTCGATGGCGGCATAGGGGTCGCTGCCGCTTTCCTTCGCTTCCAGCAGCGCCTGGCCGATCCTGGAGTACAGGCGCACCTTGTCGTTGATCGCCTTGCCCTGCTTCTGGAACTGCTGCTGATGCTTGTGCTTCGCGCCGCTGAACAGCTTGACCAGGATGCGGTCATGCAGATCGACCAGCTCATCGATCACGGTCGCGGTGCTCTCCAGCACCACGGCGGCCAGGGTCGCGTAGCGGCGCTGCGGCTCGAACTTACCGAGGTCTTTGGGCGTCATCTACCCACCCTCGCGGGCCAGCTTGAGCAGGCGGTTCTGGTGGATGTGCCGGCCCAGGCCTTCGGGCAAGTCCACCAACTGAAATGTCTTCAGCCGCTCGATGTGTTCCAGCATGTGCCGAGAGTTGGGTTTCAGCGGTGCCTGGCGCAGCCAGGTCAACCAGGTGATGCTGCTGCCGGCCTTGAGCTTCAACAGCTCGTCCAGCTTGGCCCGATGCGAGTCCGTGAGTGGTTCGACCAGGGCGCGGTAGACCCGCCGATTGGCTCGCGCAATGGCTTCCGAGCAGGCCCGGTCAATCACGCTCAGCGCCGGCAGGATGCGTCGTTTCTGCCGTAGGCTCTCCAGGGCCTGACCGGCCAGCAGCAAGCCTTTGTCGGTCTGCTGGGCCAGCTCGGTTAGCTCGCGCACCAGGGCGCGGAAGTCGGACAGGCCGAACGGGGCCAGTTGCAGGTAGGTGCGCAGTTCCTGGGCATGCTCGCGACGGGTCACGTCGCGCTCGCCGTACTTTGCCCAGCTCGCCGGCTCGGCCTGGACTTGCTTCGCCACCCACAGGATGACCGGCTCGGGCAGCTCGCTGTCGGTTCCCAGCGCGTAACCGGGGTAGCGCAGCAGGCAGAGCTGCACGGCGAAGCCGAGGCGGTTGGCGTCGCCGCGTCGCTGGCGGATCAGCGACAGGTCGGAGTCGTTGAAGGTGTAGTAGCGGATCAGGTCATCCTGGCTTTCCGGCAGCGCAAGCAGGGTGTCCCGCTCCGTGGCCGAGAGGATCAAGCGACGCGGCATGTGTCAGTCGTCCGTGCGGAGGTACTGGTAGAGGGTTTCCCGGCTGATGTTGAACTCGCGGGCAAGCTGCGCCTTGGGCTCGCCGGCCGTCGCTCGCTGCCGCAGGGTAGCAGCCTGCTCATCGGACAGGGCTTTCTTGCGGCCCCGGTACGCGCCACGCTGCTTGGCCAAGGCGATGCCCTCACGCTGCCGCTCGCGGATCAGGGCGCGCTCGAACTCAGCGAAGGCCCCCATCACCGACAGCATCAGGTTGGCCATCGGCGAGTCCTCGCCAGTGAACACCAGGCCCTCCTTCAGGAACTCGATGCGCACGCCGCGCTGAGTCAGCTTCTGTACCAAGCGACGCAGGTCATCGAGGTTGCGGGCCAGCCGATCCATGCTGTGCACCACCACTGTATCGCCTTCGCGGACGAAGCTCAGCAGCGCTTCGAGCTGGGGGCGCTGGGTGTCCTTGCCCGATGCCTTGTCGGTGAACACCTTGCTCACCTGGGTTTGTTCCAGCTGGCGTTCCGGGTTCTGGTCAAAGCTGCTGACCCGGACGTAGCCGATGCGGTGCCCCTGCACGATGTCTCCTTGGTTGAAGGCGGCTTAAGTGCACTTTCTGTTCCGTTGTGCCTCAAAGCCCATTTCTGTCAGGCTGAAATCTATAACCTTCGCGGGCATGTGTCAAAAAATGGGAAAGCAGACTCTATTCTGACGAAGCGGTGTCGTTTTCAGAAGACGGCTGCACTGAACGTCAGAAGCCGACTGCACTATAGCAGCGGAGGGGTTGGATCCATCAGGCAACGACGGGCTGCTGCCGGCCATCAGCGGACGCAGGGAGGACTTTCCGCAACCGGCCGTTCGATGCGGCACCGATGGCCTTCGCGCAGGGGTAGTGAATCCGCCAGGATTGACTTGCGCTGCCCTACCTCTCACTAGTGAGGGGCGGCAGCGCATCAAGCGGTGAGCGCACTCCGGCACCGCCAACTTTCAGCACATGCGTGTAAATCATCGTCGTAGAGACGTCGGAATGGCCGAGCAGATCCTGCACGGTTCGAATGTCGTAACCGCTGCGGAGCAAGGCCGTCGCGAACGAGTGGCGGAGGGTGTGCGGTGTGGCGGGCTTCGTGATGCCTGCTTGTTCTACGGCACGTTTGAAGGCGCGCTGAAAGGTCTGGTCATACATGTGATGGCGACGCACGACACCGCTCCGTGGATCGGTCGAATGCGTGTGCTGCGCAAAAACCCAGAACCACGGCCAGGAATGCCCGGCGCGCGGATACTTCCGCTCAAGGGCGTCGGGAAGCGCAACGCCGCTGCGGCCCTCGGCCTGGTCCTTCAGCCACCATGCCCGTGCACGCGACAGCTGCTCGCGCAGGCTGGGTGCCAAGCTCTCGGGTAACATCAAGGCCCGATCCTTGGAGCCCTTGCCCTCCCGCACGATGATCGTGCCGTGATCGAAATCCAGATCCTTGACCCGCAGTTGCAAACCCTCACTGATCCGCATGCCCGTTCCATACAGAAGCTGGGCGAACAAACGATGCTCGCCTTCCAGAAAACCGAGGATGCGAACCACTTCATCCGGGGTCAGCACCACCGGCAAGCGCCGCGACGGCCGAGGTCTTCCGATCTCCTGAAGCCAGGGCAGATCCGTGCACAGCACCTTGCCGTAGAAGAACAGCAAGGCCGCCAATGCCTGACGATGCGTGGAGACCGAAACCTTGCGCTCGTTCGCCAGCCAGGACAGAAATGCCTCGACTTCGCTGCTGCCCAAGGTTGCCGGGTGACGCACACCGTGGAAACGGATGAAGGCACGAACCCAGTTGACATAAGCCTGTTCGGTTGGTAAGCTGTAATGCAAGTAGCGTATGCGCTCACGCAACTGGTCCAGAACCTTGACCGAACGCAGCGGTGGTAACGGCGCAGTGGCGGTTTTCATGGCTTGTTATGACTGTTTTTTTGTACAGTCTATGCCTCGGGCATCCAAGCAGCAAGCGCGTTACGCCGTGGGTCGATGTTTGATGTTATGGAGCAGCAACGATGTTACGCAGCAGGGCAGTCGCCCTAAAACAAAGTTAGAAAAGGGCAAGTATGAAGAAATTATTTGTTTTATGTGTATGCTTCCTTTGTAGCATTACTGCCGCAGGAGCGACTTTGCCTGATTTAAAAATCGAGAAGCTTGAAGAAGGTGTTTATGTTCATACATCGTTCGAAGAAGTTAACGGTTGGGGTGTTGTTTCTAAACACGGTTTGGTGGTTCTTGTAAACACTGACGCCTATCTGATTGACACTCCATTTACTGCTACAGATACTGAAAAGTTAGTCAATTGGTTTGTGGAGCGCGGCTATAAAATCAAAGGCACTATTTCCTCACATTTCCATAGCGACAGCACAGGGGGAATAGAGTGGCTTAATTCTCAATCTATTCCCACGTATGCATCTGAATTAACAAATGAACTTCTTAAAAAAGACGGTAAGGTGCAAGCTAAAAACTCATTTAGCGGAGTTAGTTATTGGCTAGTTAAAAATAAAATTGAAGTTTTTTATCCCGGCCCGGGGCACACTCAAGATAACGTAGTGGTTTGGTTACCTGAAAAGAAAATTTTATTCGGTGGTTGTTTTGTTAAACCGGACGGTCTTGGTAATTTGGGTGACGCAAATTTAGAAGCTTGGCCAAAGTCCGCCAAAATATTAATGTCTAAATATGGTAAAGCAAAACTGGTTGTTTCAAGTCATAGTGAAATTGGGGACGCATCACTCTTGAAACGTACATGGGAACAGGCTGTTAAAGGGCTAAATGAAAGTAAAAAACCATCACAGCCAAGTAACTAAATTTCTAACAAGGCGGTGAAACTCATTCCGCTTCGCTTCACTGGACGCCGCAAGCGGCGCCGTTTACCTTCGCGTTAGGCATCACAAAGTACAGCATCGTGACCAACAGCACCGATTCCGTCACACTGCGCCTCATGACTGAGCATGACCTTGCGATGCTCTATGAGTGGCTAAATCGATCTCATATCGTCGAGTGGTGGGGCGGAGAAGAAGCACGCCCGACACTTGCTGACGTACAGGAACAGTACTTGCCAAGCGTTTTAGCGCAAGAGTCCGTCACTCCATACATTGCAATGCTGAATGGAGAGCCGATTGGGTATGCCCAGTCGTACGTTGCTCTTGGAAGCGGGGACGGATGGTGGGAAGAAGAAACCGATCCAGGAGTACGCGGAATAGACCAGTCACTGGCGAATGCATCACAACTGGGCAAAGGCTTGGGAACCAAGCTGGTTCGAGCTCTGGTTGAGTTGCTGTTCAATGATCCCGAGGTCACCAAGATCCAAACGGACCCGTCGCCGAGCAACTTGCGAGCGATCCGATGCTACGAGAAAGCGGGGTTTGAGAGGCAAGGTACCGTAACCACCCCAGATGGTCCAGCCGTGTACATGGTTCAAACACGCCAGGCATTCGAGCGAACACGCAGTGATGCCTAACCCTTCCATCGAGGGGGACGTCCAAGGGCTGGCGCCCTTGGCCGCCCCTCATGTCAAACGTTGAACGACAGCTTTCCCAAAAGCTCTACGGCTGCTCTGGGTCGACACCGGTAATCGGATCGTTGCCGCACTGAACAGCGCCCCGTTCCAGGTCGCCTCCATTTATGCGGCTGAACCGAGGGAGAGCAGCTTTACGCCGTCTGGCCGCAGTTCGCCCTTGGGCGACACGTGCCGGTAGAGCGTCTGCCGGGTAATCCCGAGTTCTTCGCAGAGATCGCCCACCTTGGTTTCCGGTTGCCCCATGCTGGCCATCGCCAGGCGTAGCTTGGCGGCGGTCATCTTGAAGGGGCGCCCCCCTTTCCTGCCGCGAGCGCGCGCCGAGATAAGTCCAGCGACTGTTCGCTCGGAAATCAACTCACGCTCGAACTCGGCCAGCGCG comes from Providencia huaxiensis and encodes:
- a CDS encoding IS6-like element IS26 family transposase; its protein translation is MNPFKGRHFQRDIILWAVRWYCKYGISYRELQEMLAERGVNVDHSTIYRWVQRYAPEMEKRLRWYWRNPSDLCPWHMDETYVKVNGRWAYLYRAVDSRGRTVDFYLSSRRNSKAAYRFLGKILNNVKKWQIPRFINTDKAPAYGRALALLKREGRCPSDVEHRQIKYRNNVIECDHGKLKRIIGATLGFKSMKTAYATIKGIEVMRALRKGQASAFYYGDPLGEMRLVSRVFEM
- a CDS encoding DNA-binding protein, with the translated sequence MARKLVEFDDVAAAAQKLKDAGKRPTVIAIRDIIGKGSFTTISTYLKQWSEEHSLDEELVEVVLPESVMSDAELFLQKIYTVAKASADEQLERERELLRQKEIEYQEDMQQAVDMANDATERAELLEEQLEALTNKKSELDAALGKAENSLSLKSAELERSLADIDKLEKRIVELEGKLEAKAADLTRAQDHLEQAKSENRSLSQKLATTEGELEEQKGKSIEQTEKLRAAQEQKTSLKEQLENVQAKLAQSQDSLATAKAHGESAERECQRLSGEVEKLDAKLSSAEAEARALVQDKGMMAGQLQEKDQQAKSLEQRLNDALTKISGLEQELAKAGKGGKKKEEN
- a CDS encoding recombinase family protein; the protein is MQGHRIGYVRVSSFDQNPERQLEQTQVSKVFTDKASGKDTQRPQLEALLSFVREGDTVVVHSMDRLARNLDDLRRLVQKLTQRGVRIEFLKEGLVFTGEDSPMANLMLSVMGAFAEFERALIRERQREGIALAKQRGAYRGRKKALSDEQAATLRQRATAGEPKAQLAREFNISRETLYQYLRTDD
- the intI1 gene encoding class 1 integron integrase IntI1, with the translated sequence MKTATAPLPPLRSVKVLDQLRERIRYLHYSLPTEQAYVNWVRAFIRFHGVRHPATLGSSEVEAFLSWLANERKVSVSTHRQALAALLFFYGKVLCTDLPWLQEIGRPRPSRRLPVVLTPDEVVRILGFLEGEHRLFAQLLYGTGMRISEGLQLRVKDLDFDHGTIIVREGKGSKDRALMLPESLAPSLREQLSRARAWWLKDQAEGRSGVALPDALERKYPRAGHSWPWFWVFAQHTHSTDPRSGVVRRHHMYDQTFQRAFKRAVEQAGITKPATPHTLRHSFATALLRSGYDIRTVQDLLGHSDVSTTMIYTHVLKVGGAGVRSPLDALPPLTSER
- a CDS encoding subclass B1 metallo-beta-lactamase IMP-69, producing the protein MKKLFVLCVCFLCSITAAGATLPDLKIEKLEEGVYVHTSFEEVNGWGVVSKHGLVVLVNTDAYLIDTPFTATDTEKLVNWFVERGYKIKGTISSHFHSDSTGGIEWLNSQSIPTYASELTNELLKKDGKVQAKNSFSGVSYWLVKNKIEVFYPGPGHTQDNVVVWLPEKKILFGGCFVKPDGLGNLGDANLEAWPKSAKILMSKYGKAKLVVSSHSEIGDASLLKRTWEQAVKGLNESKKPSQPSN
- the aac(6')-Ib gene encoding AAC(6')-Ib family aminoglycoside 6'-N-acetyltransferase, yielding MTNSTDSVTLRLMTEHDLAMLYEWLNRSHIVEWWGGEEARPTLADVQEQYLPSVLAQESVTPYIAMLNGEPIGYAQSYVALGSGDGWWEEETDPGVRGIDQSLANASQLGKGLGTKLVRALVELLFNDPEVTKIQTDPSPSNLRAIRCYEKAGFERQGTVTTPDGPAVYMVQTRQAFERTRSDA